The following are encoded together in the Drosophila takahashii strain IR98-3 E-12201 chromosome X, DtakHiC1v2, whole genome shotgun sequence genome:
- the Tomosyn gene encoding syntaxin-binding protein 5 isoform X2, whose amino-acid sequence MKKFTFKGVLDGFRQSVQPQATRQEQEIQEQLKADHFTLKKTFRHGFPYSPTSFAFDPVQKLLAIGDKSGYIRILGRPGVDAHAKHEGESECAVLFAQFLVNEGALVTVTADDTIHLWSIRQKTPRIVQSLKFQRERVTCIHLPVGSKWLYVGTEKGNIHVVHIDTFALSGYIINWNKAIEVVRTSHPGAVIALCDNPLDANKLLIAFECGLLVLWDLKAKCAELRWQAAEAVKSLAWHYEGKYFVSSHTDGSICSWPTKPQAKPQSQVCPHAKINKDGNAEKCKPIYKVDLKSSATGETFTIFSGGMPSEKGSKSNCITVMVGKATTVLEMEHAVCDFITLCENPWPCETQEPYAIAVLLQYDLVLIDLLTPGFPCFESPYPMDLHESPVTCCTYLTDCPSDLVPAFYSVGRTTTSKKSCFSEREWPISGGEWSPASCSYSEIVITGHQDGSLKFWDSGAGTLQILYKLKTAKMFEKPRSHVAHSHPESDNPLAVHLIFLCSESRRLCVAGAMGQVMLFKFRKVESTSEVLVLEIPILYENFDDIYGTSPECDFLTGHQVQKAESSDSDKTTECSLKVRFGAQRKPPGFQSQLVCLTTGPNRRNVQVTSLCISSSYGLMAYGTEYGLVIIDIIQKICLLSVACPDLYGAHDPYSRTPKSPKRIENKEEQSRSPSSDQINGSGVATAAPQQQQSQQQQQQQQLSQQQQQQQQQLQQQQQQQSMGGGPDSGDHVATSSSAAAAAAATATLAGSSGIYGADDAGAGVASGGVGVGVGGISSAISGGFSGGAAEPQQQQQVVSQQQQLQQQLQQQQSQQQQSFDQSSCDPWGGECGGGGGGGGGASGAGAQQHQYQHQHPHPHPYPHPHPYPHQTSVIQQQQSVTSYESLKKSKSQDKLDGTFSRSRSSSMSSIDMSSSESVTCLAFIESYAKRNDILTLVPTLWIGTSFGSILTLFITMPERDVRKSQPVLITINGGPVVRLKGSITSMSFLDSYGSIIPYTFETWRDEKRGDKDRTPTKSSSRTSPTFAPTTANTISNTSVAGGMAGAASSGGAVGGAGGAAGGAASGGSAAGGAAGGAAGGASAGAAGGSGAGATGGGGGGMSSSSASSSGISGSVSTGLETLTDRQYIVIASEKQTKVFDVANQCCINRIQLSEMDFAVKAETITMKDGSCLATYLSNGHLMVHSLPSLKLLLDTDFLPLMELSFQTKCKQGIVDPMLSIWGQQIIVHEDTTQISKIFCFSHKGHGLYMASPTEIQKFTISSEFCQFILEMMGELYTVHEMPEQPKEGFFKGLFGGGAKLLDREELFGEQSGKPNRSVARHIPGANLEQLGARASTAASEISRAHQLAMERGEKLNLLEERAERMANTAQDFSGTAHQLMLKYKDKKWYQL is encoded by the exons ACCTTTCGCCATGGCTTTCCATACTCGCCCACATCCTTTGCCTTCGATCCTGTACAAAAGCTACTAGCGATTGGCGACAAATCGGGCTACATTCGCAT TTTGGGACGACCTGGCGTCGATGCCCATGCCAAACACGAGGGCGAATCCGAGTGCGCCGTGCTCTTTGCCCAGTTCCTGGTCAACGAGGGCGCCTTGGTCACCGTCACCGCCGATGACACCATTCACTTGTGGAGTATTCGCCAAAAGACACCGCGCATTGTGCAGAGCCTGAAATTTCAGCGGGAGCG CGTGACTTGCATACACCTGCCCGTGGGCAGCAAATGGCTGTACGTGGGCACCGAGAAGGGAAACATACACGTTGTTCACATAGATACATTTGCACTTAGTGGTTATATTATTAACTGGAATAAAGCAATTGAAGT GGTTAGAACTAGTCATCCAGGTGCTGTGATTGCGTTATGTGATAATCCATTGGATGCAAACAAG TTGCTTATTGCATTTGAGTGCGGGCTGCTTGTTTTGTGGGATCTGAAGGCGAAATGCGCTGAATTGCGATGGCAAGCGGCCGAGGCCGTCAAGTCCCTGGCCTGGCACTATGAGGGCAAGTACTTTGTGTCCTCGCACACGGATGGCTCCATTTGCTCCTGGCCCACGAAGCCGCAGGCCAAGCCGCAGTCGCAGGTCTGTCCGCATG CTAAAATCAACAAGGATGGCAATGCGGAAAAATGCAAACCGATTTACAAAGTAGACTTGAAGTCCAGCGCGACTGG GGAAACCTTCACCATTTTCTCGGGCGGCATGCCCTCGGAGAAGGGCTCCAAGTCCAACTGCATCACGGTAATGGTGGGCAAGGCCACCACGGTGCTGGAGATGGAGCACGCCGTATGCGATTTCATAACACTCTGCGAGAATCCCTGGCCCTGCG AGACCCAGGAGCCGTATGCTATTGCCGTGCTGCTGCAATACGACTTAGTATTAATAGACTTATTAACACCCGGTTTTCCATGTTTTGAATCGCCTTATCCAATGGACTTACACGAATCACCTGTTACATGTTGCACATATTTAACCGATTGCCCATCGGATTTGGTTCCTGCTTTCTATTCA GTTGGTCGCACAACGACAAGTAAAAAGAGCTGCTTCTCGGAGCGCGAATGGCCGATATCCGGTGGCGAGTGGTCGCCGGCGTCGTGCAGCTATTCGGAGATCGTGATCACCGGACACCAGGACGGCAGCCTCAAGTTCTGGGACTCCGGTGCAGGCACGCTGCAGATCCTCTATAAGCTGAAGACGGCCAAGATGTTCGAGAAGCCGCGCTCCCACGTCGCCCACTCGCATCCGGAGAGCGACAATCCGCTGGCGGTGCACCTCATCTTCCTTTGCTCGGAGTCGCGACGCCTCTGTGTGGCCGGCGCCATGGGCCAGGTGATGCTCTTCAAGTTCCGCAAGGTGGAGTCCACGTCGGAGGTGCTGGTGCTGGAGATACCGATACTCTATGAGAATTTTGATGACATTTATGGCACGAGTCCCGAGTGCGACTTTCTAACGGGCCATCAAGTGCAGAAGGCCGAGTCGAGTGATTCGGAtaag ACGACCGAGTGTTCGCTGAAGGTGCGCTTTGGGGCGCAGCGCAAGCCGCCGGGCTTCCAGTCGCAGCTGGTCTGCCTCACCACCGGACCCAATCGCCGGAACGTGCAGGTCACCTCGCTGTGCATCAGCTCCAGTTACGGCCT aatGGCTTATGGTACCGAATATGGACTTGTCATAATTGATATAATCCAAAAAATTTGCCTATTGAGTGTTGCATGCCCCGATCTGTATGGCGCACATGATCCTTACTCGCGAACACCAAAAAGTCCAAAACGCATTGAGAACAAAGAGGAGCAAAGCCGATCGCCCAGCTCAGATCAG ATCAACGGCAGCGGAGTTGCAACTGCAGcaccgcaacagcagcaatcgcagcagcaacagcagcagcagcagctatcgcagcagcaacagcaacagcagcagcagctacaacagcaacagcagcagcaatcgaTGGGTGGTGGTCCTGATTCCGGGGATCATGTTGCAACATcgtcatcagcagcagcagcggcggcagcaacagcGACATTGGCGGGATCCTCCGGGATTTACGGTGCAGACGATGCAGGTGCGGGTGTTGCTAGTGGCGGTGTCGGTGTTGGTGTTGGTGGTATTAGCAGTGCGATTAGCGGTGGATTTAGCGGTGGTGCGGCTGagccgcaacagcagcaacaggtggtgtcgcagcagcagcagttgcaacagcagctacagcagcagcaatcgcaacagcagcaatcgTTTGATCAATCGTCTTGTGATCCATGGGGCGGCGAgtgcggtggcggcggcggcggtggtggtggtgctagCGGTGCAGGTGCGCAACAACATCAATATCAGCAtcagcatccgcatccgcatccgtatccgcatccgcatccgtatCCGCATCAAACATCCGTTATACAGCAACAGCAGTCAGTGACATCGTACGAGTCCCTAAAAAAGTCCAAATCACAAG ATAAATTGGATGGAACTTTCTCAAGATCCAGATCATCGTCAATGTCCAGCATTGATATGTCTTCCTCTGAATCTGTTACCTGTTTAGCTTTTATCGAGAGTTATGCAAAACGAAATG ATATTTTGACACTTGTTCCTACTTTGTGGATTGGAACTAGTTTCGGTTCGATACTGACATTGTTCATCACCATGCCGGAGCGAGATGTGCGCAAATCTCAGCCAGTATTGATAACAATAAATG GTGGCCCCGTGGTACGACTCAAAGGATCCATAACTTCCATGTCTTTTTTAGACTCATACGGCTCGATCATACCCTATACGTTTGAGACCTGGCGTGACGAGAAAAGGGGGGACAAAGACC GCACACCCACAAAGAGCAGCAGCCGCACCAGTCCCACATTCGCACCGACAACTGCCAATACAATATCAAACACCTCGGTCGCTGGCGGCATGGCGGGTGCTGCGTCCTCCGGCGGAGCAGTCGGcggtgctggtggtgctgccgGTGGTGCGGCGAGTGGAGGATCAGCTGCTGGCGGAGCAGCTGGTGGTGCAGCTGGTGGGGCATCGGCTGGAGCGGCCGGCGGCAGTGGTGCCGGAGCaaccggcggcggcggcggcgggatgagcagcagcagcgccagcagcagcggcatcaGCGGAAGCGTGAGCACCGGCCTGGAAACTCTCACCGATCGACAATACATCGTTATCGCTAGCGAGAAGCAAACAAAAGTCTTCGATGTGGCCAACCAGTGCTGCATCAACCGCATACAATTATCGGAAATGGATTTTGCAGTCAAGGCAGAAACTATCACGATGAAAG ATGGCTCTTGCTTAGCAACCTATCTTTCGAATGGCCATCTAATGGTACATAGTCTTCCTAGTCTAAAACTGTTACTGGATACTGATTTCTTACCGCTTATGGAACTAAG TTTTcaaacaaaatgtaaacagGGAATTGTAGATCCAATGCTTTCGATATGGGGTCAACAGATCATTGTTCATGAAGATACAACTCA aatatcaaaaatattttgctttaGTCATAAAGGTCATGGATTGTACATGGCATCGCCCaccgaaattcaaaaattcacGATATCATCGGAATTTTG TCAATTTATTTTGGAGATGATGGGTGAACTATATACGGTACACGAAATGCCCGAACAGCCGAAGGAGGGTTTCTTCAAGGGTCTTTTTGGCGGCGGCGCCAAGCTCCTGGATCGCGAGGAGCTAT TTGGCGAGCAGAGCGGGAAGCCGAACCGATCGGTGGCCCGGCACATACCCGGGGCCAATTTGGAGCAGCTCGGCGCGAGGGCTTCCACCGCCGCATCGGAGATCAGCCGGGCGCACCAGCTGGCCATGGAGCGCGGCGAGAAGCTCAATTTGCTGGAGGAGCGCGCCGAGCGCATGGCCAACACTGCTCAAGATTTCAGCGGCACTGCGCATCAATTAATGCTTAAATATAAAGACAAGAAGTGGTATCAGTTGTAA
- the Tomosyn gene encoding syntaxin-binding protein 5 isoform X3, producing the protein MKKFTFKGVLDGFRQSVQPQATRQEQEIQEQLKADHFTLKKTFRHGFPYSPTSFAFDPVQKLLAIGDKSGYIRILGRPGVDAHAKHEGESECAVLFAQFLVNEGALVTVTADDTIHLWSIRQKTPRIVQSLKFQRERVTCIHLPVGSKWLYVGTEKGNIHVVHIDTFALSGYIINWNKAIEVVRTSHPGAVIALCDNPLDANKLLIAFECGLLVLWDLKAKCAELRWQAAEAVKSLAWHYEGKYFVSSHTDGSICSWPTKPQAKPQSQVCPHAKINKDGNAEKCKPIYKVDLKSSATGETFTIFSGGMPSEKGSKSNCITVMVGKATTVLEMEHAVCDFITLCENPWPCETQEPYAIAVLLQYDLVLIDLLTPGFPCFESPYPMDLHESPVTCCTYLTDCPSDLVPAFYSVGRTTTSKKSCFSEREWPISGGEWSPASCSYSEIVITGHQDGSLKFWDSGAGTLQILYKLKTAKMFEKPRSHVAHSHPESDNPLAVHLIFLCSESRRLCVAGAMGQVMLFKFRKVESTSEVLVLEIPILYENFDDIYGTSPECDFLTGHQVQKAESSDSDKTTECSLKVRFGAQRKPPGFQSQLVCLTTGPNRRNVQVTSLCISSSYGLMAYGTEYGLVIIDIIQKICLLSVACPDLYGAHDPYSRTPKSPKRIENKEEQSRSPSSDQINGSGVATAAPQQQQSQQQQQQQQLSQQQQQQQQQLQQQQQQQSMGGGPDSGDHVATSSSAAAAAAATATLAGSSGIYGADDADKLDGTFSRSRSSSMSSIDMSSSESVTCLAFIESYAKRNDILTLVPTLWIGTSFGSILTLFITMPERDVRKSQPVLITINGGPVVRLKGSITSMSFLDSYGSIIPYTFETWRDEKRGDKDRTPTKSSSRTSPTFAPTTANTISNTSVAGGMAGAASSGGAVGGAGGAAGGAASGGSAAGGAAGGAAGGASAGAAGGSGAGATGGGGGGMSSSSASSSGISGSVSTGLETLTDRQYIVIASEKQTKVFDVANQCCINRIQLSEMDFAVKAETITMKDGSCLATYLSNGHLMVHSLPSLKLLLDTDFLPLMELSFQTKCKQGIVDPMLSIWGQQIIVHEDTTQISKIFCFSHKGHGLYMASPTEIQKFTISSEFCQFILEMMGELYTVHEMPEQPKEGFFKGLFGGGAKLLDREELFGEQSGKPNRSVARHIPGANLEQLGARASTAASEISRAHQLAMERGEKLNLLEERAERMANTAQDFSGTAHQLMLKYKDKKWYQL; encoded by the exons ACCTTTCGCCATGGCTTTCCATACTCGCCCACATCCTTTGCCTTCGATCCTGTACAAAAGCTACTAGCGATTGGCGACAAATCGGGCTACATTCGCAT TTTGGGACGACCTGGCGTCGATGCCCATGCCAAACACGAGGGCGAATCCGAGTGCGCCGTGCTCTTTGCCCAGTTCCTGGTCAACGAGGGCGCCTTGGTCACCGTCACCGCCGATGACACCATTCACTTGTGGAGTATTCGCCAAAAGACACCGCGCATTGTGCAGAGCCTGAAATTTCAGCGGGAGCG CGTGACTTGCATACACCTGCCCGTGGGCAGCAAATGGCTGTACGTGGGCACCGAGAAGGGAAACATACACGTTGTTCACATAGATACATTTGCACTTAGTGGTTATATTATTAACTGGAATAAAGCAATTGAAGT GGTTAGAACTAGTCATCCAGGTGCTGTGATTGCGTTATGTGATAATCCATTGGATGCAAACAAG TTGCTTATTGCATTTGAGTGCGGGCTGCTTGTTTTGTGGGATCTGAAGGCGAAATGCGCTGAATTGCGATGGCAAGCGGCCGAGGCCGTCAAGTCCCTGGCCTGGCACTATGAGGGCAAGTACTTTGTGTCCTCGCACACGGATGGCTCCATTTGCTCCTGGCCCACGAAGCCGCAGGCCAAGCCGCAGTCGCAGGTCTGTCCGCATG CTAAAATCAACAAGGATGGCAATGCGGAAAAATGCAAACCGATTTACAAAGTAGACTTGAAGTCCAGCGCGACTGG GGAAACCTTCACCATTTTCTCGGGCGGCATGCCCTCGGAGAAGGGCTCCAAGTCCAACTGCATCACGGTAATGGTGGGCAAGGCCACCACGGTGCTGGAGATGGAGCACGCCGTATGCGATTTCATAACACTCTGCGAGAATCCCTGGCCCTGCG AGACCCAGGAGCCGTATGCTATTGCCGTGCTGCTGCAATACGACTTAGTATTAATAGACTTATTAACACCCGGTTTTCCATGTTTTGAATCGCCTTATCCAATGGACTTACACGAATCACCTGTTACATGTTGCACATATTTAACCGATTGCCCATCGGATTTGGTTCCTGCTTTCTATTCA GTTGGTCGCACAACGACAAGTAAAAAGAGCTGCTTCTCGGAGCGCGAATGGCCGATATCCGGTGGCGAGTGGTCGCCGGCGTCGTGCAGCTATTCGGAGATCGTGATCACCGGACACCAGGACGGCAGCCTCAAGTTCTGGGACTCCGGTGCAGGCACGCTGCAGATCCTCTATAAGCTGAAGACGGCCAAGATGTTCGAGAAGCCGCGCTCCCACGTCGCCCACTCGCATCCGGAGAGCGACAATCCGCTGGCGGTGCACCTCATCTTCCTTTGCTCGGAGTCGCGACGCCTCTGTGTGGCCGGCGCCATGGGCCAGGTGATGCTCTTCAAGTTCCGCAAGGTGGAGTCCACGTCGGAGGTGCTGGTGCTGGAGATACCGATACTCTATGAGAATTTTGATGACATTTATGGCACGAGTCCCGAGTGCGACTTTCTAACGGGCCATCAAGTGCAGAAGGCCGAGTCGAGTGATTCGGAtaag ACGACCGAGTGTTCGCTGAAGGTGCGCTTTGGGGCGCAGCGCAAGCCGCCGGGCTTCCAGTCGCAGCTGGTCTGCCTCACCACCGGACCCAATCGCCGGAACGTGCAGGTCACCTCGCTGTGCATCAGCTCCAGTTACGGCCT aatGGCTTATGGTACCGAATATGGACTTGTCATAATTGATATAATCCAAAAAATTTGCCTATTGAGTGTTGCATGCCCCGATCTGTATGGCGCACATGATCCTTACTCGCGAACACCAAAAAGTCCAAAACGCATTGAGAACAAAGAGGAGCAAAGCCGATCGCCCAGCTCAGATCAG ATCAACGGCAGCGGAGTTGCAACTGCAGcaccgcaacagcagcaatcgcagcagcaacagcagcagcagcagctatcgcagcagcaacagcaacagcagcagcagctacaacagcaacagcagcagcaatcgaTGGGTGGTGGTCCTGATTCCGGGGATCATGTTGCAACATcgtcatcagcagcagcagcggcggcagcaacagcGACATTGGCGGGATCCTCCGGGATTTACGGTGCAGACGATGCAG ATAAATTGGATGGAACTTTCTCAAGATCCAGATCATCGTCAATGTCCAGCATTGATATGTCTTCCTCTGAATCTGTTACCTGTTTAGCTTTTATCGAGAGTTATGCAAAACGAAATG ATATTTTGACACTTGTTCCTACTTTGTGGATTGGAACTAGTTTCGGTTCGATACTGACATTGTTCATCACCATGCCGGAGCGAGATGTGCGCAAATCTCAGCCAGTATTGATAACAATAAATG GTGGCCCCGTGGTACGACTCAAAGGATCCATAACTTCCATGTCTTTTTTAGACTCATACGGCTCGATCATACCCTATACGTTTGAGACCTGGCGTGACGAGAAAAGGGGGGACAAAGACC GCACACCCACAAAGAGCAGCAGCCGCACCAGTCCCACATTCGCACCGACAACTGCCAATACAATATCAAACACCTCGGTCGCTGGCGGCATGGCGGGTGCTGCGTCCTCCGGCGGAGCAGTCGGcggtgctggtggtgctgccgGTGGTGCGGCGAGTGGAGGATCAGCTGCTGGCGGAGCAGCTGGTGGTGCAGCTGGTGGGGCATCGGCTGGAGCGGCCGGCGGCAGTGGTGCCGGAGCaaccggcggcggcggcggcgggatgagcagcagcagcgccagcagcagcggcatcaGCGGAAGCGTGAGCACCGGCCTGGAAACTCTCACCGATCGACAATACATCGTTATCGCTAGCGAGAAGCAAACAAAAGTCTTCGATGTGGCCAACCAGTGCTGCATCAACCGCATACAATTATCGGAAATGGATTTTGCAGTCAAGGCAGAAACTATCACGATGAAAG ATGGCTCTTGCTTAGCAACCTATCTTTCGAATGGCCATCTAATGGTACATAGTCTTCCTAGTCTAAAACTGTTACTGGATACTGATTTCTTACCGCTTATGGAACTAAG TTTTcaaacaaaatgtaaacagGGAATTGTAGATCCAATGCTTTCGATATGGGGTCAACAGATCATTGTTCATGAAGATACAACTCA aatatcaaaaatattttgctttaGTCATAAAGGTCATGGATTGTACATGGCATCGCCCaccgaaattcaaaaattcacGATATCATCGGAATTTTG TCAATTTATTTTGGAGATGATGGGTGAACTATATACGGTACACGAAATGCCCGAACAGCCGAAGGAGGGTTTCTTCAAGGGTCTTTTTGGCGGCGGCGCCAAGCTCCTGGATCGCGAGGAGCTAT TTGGCGAGCAGAGCGGGAAGCCGAACCGATCGGTGGCCCGGCACATACCCGGGGCCAATTTGGAGCAGCTCGGCGCGAGGGCTTCCACCGCCGCATCGGAGATCAGCCGGGCGCACCAGCTGGCCATGGAGCGCGGCGAGAAGCTCAATTTGCTGGAGGAGCGCGCCGAGCGCATGGCCAACACTGCTCAAGATTTCAGCGGCACTGCGCATCAATTAATGCTTAAATATAAAGACAAGAAGTGGTATCAGTTGTAA